A genomic window from Solanum dulcamara chromosome 11, daSolDulc1.2, whole genome shotgun sequence includes:
- the LOC129873513 gene encoding MLO-like protein 8 isoform X2: MVLGFISLTLVFSQYYIAGICIPTSVANTLLPCPAVNKDDKMEEHRRRLLWHERRILAGAEPKCDDGRVSLISIDALHQIHILIFFLAVLHVVYSAITMWLGKLKIRGWKCWEQETSSHNYEFSNDPSRFRLTHETSFVKAHTSFWTSIPIFFYIGCFFRQFFRSVNKSDYLTLRNGFISVHLAPGSKFNFQKYIKRSLEDDFKVVVGVSPVLWGSFVVFLLLNVSGWHALFWASLIPLIIILAVGTKLQAVLTRMALDISERHAVIQGIPLVQGSDKYFWFGRPQLVLHLIHFALFQNAFQITYFLWIWYEYGIKSCFHDKFGFVIVKIALGVGVLFLCSYITLPLYALITQMGSNMKKSIFDEQTSKALKKWHMAVKKKQVTKGDKSTRTLGNGSPRSSVGSPLHSTGPTLHRFKTTGHSTRFSGYDDLEASDLESDITTPIIRAEEHSTTHVTNDDSELQVHVPQNVESSGNEDDFSFAKPAPKR; this comes from the exons ATGGTTCTTGGTTTTATCTCATTAACCCTTGTATTCAGCCAGTATTATATTGCTGGAATCTGTATCCCCACAAGTGTTGCCAACACTCTGCTGCCTTGCCCTGCTGTTAACAAAGATGATAAAATGGAGGAACATCGTCGGAGGCTTTTATGGCATGAGCGCAGGATTTTGGCTGGTGCAGAGCCTAAATGCGATGAT GGACGTGTCTCTCTCATTTCTATTGACGCACTGCATCAAATACACATCCTTATATTCTTTTTGGCGGTCCTTCATGTGGTATACAGTGCTATCACTATGTGGCTGGGAAAACTTAAG ATTCGTGGCTGGAAATGCTGGGAACAAGAGACCTCTAGCCATAACTATGAGTTTTCAAATG ATCCTTCAAGATTTAGGCTTACTCATGAGACATCATTTGTCAAAGCACATACTAGTTTCTGGACCAGCATTCCAATCTTCTTTTACATT GGATGTTTCTTCAGACAATTTTTCAGGTCCGTGAATAAGTCAGATTACTTGACCCTCCGCAATGGTTTTATCAGT GTTCATTTGGCTCCTGGAAGTAAATTTAACTTCCAAAAGTATATCAAAAGGTCATTAGAGGATGACTTCAAGGTAGTTGTTGGTGTCAG TCCAGTTTTATGGGGATCGTTTGTCGTTTTCTTGCTCCTAAATGTTAGTG GGTGGCATGCATTGTTCTGGGCATCCTTAATTCCTTTGATT ATCATTTTAGCTGTTGGAACAAAGCTTCAGGCTGTGTTGACAAGAATGGCTCTCGACATATCGGAGAGACATGCAGTAATCCAAGGAATCCCTCTTGTACAAGGCTCAGACAAATATTTTTGGTTTGGACGACCTCAGTTGGTTCTTCACCTCATCCATTTTGCCTTATTTCAG AATGCGTTCCAAATAACATATTTCTTATGGATATGG TATGAGTATGGGATTAAATCTTGCTTCCATGATAAGTTTGGTTTCGTCATTGTGAAAATTGCTTTGGG GGTGGGAGTTTTATTCTTATGCAGCTATATCACTCTTCCACTCTATGCCCTTATTACTCAG ATGGGATCCAATATGAAGAAATCCATTTTTGATGAACAAACCTCAAAGGCATTAAAGAAGTGGCATATGGCCGTGAAGAAGAAGCAGGTAACTAAGGGAGACAAATCCACACGGACACTAGGCAATGGAAGTCCGAGGTCCTCTGTGGGCTCACCTCTACACTCGACTGGTCCTACACTTCATCGGTTTAAAACAACGGGTCACTCAACACGTTTCAGTGGCTACGATGATCTAGAAGCATCTGACCTCGAGAGTGATATAACTACACCGATAATCCGTGCAGAGGAACACTCAACTACACATGTTACTAACGATGATAGTGAACTTCAAGTGCATGTTCCTCAAAATGTAGAATCCTCCGGGAATGAAGACGACTTTTCGTTTGCAAAGCCTGCTCCTAAAAGGTGA
- the LOC129873513 gene encoding MLO-like protein 8 isoform X1, with product MAGGGGESTSRQLDQTPTWAVAGVCAVIILISIALEKIIHKLGTWLTDRHKKALFEALEKVKAELMVLGFISLTLVFSQYYIAGICIPTSVANTLLPCPAVNKDDKMEEHRRRLLWHERRILAGAEPKCDDGRVSLISIDALHQIHILIFFLAVLHVVYSAITMWLGKLKIRGWKCWEQETSSHNYEFSNDPSRFRLTHETSFVKAHTSFWTSIPIFFYIGCFFRQFFRSVNKSDYLTLRNGFISVHLAPGSKFNFQKYIKRSLEDDFKVVVGVSPVLWGSFVVFLLLNVSGWHALFWASLIPLIIILAVGTKLQAVLTRMALDISERHAVIQGIPLVQGSDKYFWFGRPQLVLHLIHFALFQNAFQITYFLWIWYEYGIKSCFHDKFGFVIVKIALGVGVLFLCSYITLPLYALITQMGSNMKKSIFDEQTSKALKKWHMAVKKKQVTKGDKSTRTLGNGSPRSSVGSPLHSTGPTLHRFKTTGHSTRFSGYDDLEASDLESDITTPIIRAEEHSTTHVTNDDSELQVHVPQNVESSGNEDDFSFAKPAPKR from the exons TGGCTCACAGACAGGCATAAGAAAGCTCTATTTGAGGCTCTGGAAAAGGTTAAGGCTG AGTTGATGGTTCTTGGTTTTATCTCATTAACCCTTGTATTCAGCCAGTATTATATTGCTGGAATCTGTATCCCCACAAGTGTTGCCAACACTCTGCTGCCTTGCCCTGCTGTTAACAAAGATGATAAAATGGAGGAACATCGTCGGAGGCTTTTATGGCATGAGCGCAGGATTTTGGCTGGTGCAGAGCCTAAATGCGATGAT GGACGTGTCTCTCTCATTTCTATTGACGCACTGCATCAAATACACATCCTTATATTCTTTTTGGCGGTCCTTCATGTGGTATACAGTGCTATCACTATGTGGCTGGGAAAACTTAAG ATTCGTGGCTGGAAATGCTGGGAACAAGAGACCTCTAGCCATAACTATGAGTTTTCAAATG ATCCTTCAAGATTTAGGCTTACTCATGAGACATCATTTGTCAAAGCACATACTAGTTTCTGGACCAGCATTCCAATCTTCTTTTACATT GGATGTTTCTTCAGACAATTTTTCAGGTCCGTGAATAAGTCAGATTACTTGACCCTCCGCAATGGTTTTATCAGT GTTCATTTGGCTCCTGGAAGTAAATTTAACTTCCAAAAGTATATCAAAAGGTCATTAGAGGATGACTTCAAGGTAGTTGTTGGTGTCAG TCCAGTTTTATGGGGATCGTTTGTCGTTTTCTTGCTCCTAAATGTTAGTG GGTGGCATGCATTGTTCTGGGCATCCTTAATTCCTTTGATT ATCATTTTAGCTGTTGGAACAAAGCTTCAGGCTGTGTTGACAAGAATGGCTCTCGACATATCGGAGAGACATGCAGTAATCCAAGGAATCCCTCTTGTACAAGGCTCAGACAAATATTTTTGGTTTGGACGACCTCAGTTGGTTCTTCACCTCATCCATTTTGCCTTATTTCAG AATGCGTTCCAAATAACATATTTCTTATGGATATGG TATGAGTATGGGATTAAATCTTGCTTCCATGATAAGTTTGGTTTCGTCATTGTGAAAATTGCTTTGGG GGTGGGAGTTTTATTCTTATGCAGCTATATCACTCTTCCACTCTATGCCCTTATTACTCAG ATGGGATCCAATATGAAGAAATCCATTTTTGATGAACAAACCTCAAAGGCATTAAAGAAGTGGCATATGGCCGTGAAGAAGAAGCAGGTAACTAAGGGAGACAAATCCACACGGACACTAGGCAATGGAAGTCCGAGGTCCTCTGTGGGCTCACCTCTACACTCGACTGGTCCTACACTTCATCGGTTTAAAACAACGGGTCACTCAACACGTTTCAGTGGCTACGATGATCTAGAAGCATCTGACCTCGAGAGTGATATAACTACACCGATAATCCGTGCAGAGGAACACTCAACTACACATGTTACTAACGATGATAGTGAACTTCAAGTGCATGTTCCTCAAAATGTAGAATCCTCCGGGAATGAAGACGACTTTTCGTTTGCAAAGCCTGCTCCTAAAAGGTGA